The Brassica oleracea var. oleracea cultivar TO1000 chromosome C7, BOL, whole genome shotgun sequence sequence CTCTGCACTACTTTTTGCTTCTTGCTGCAAGTTGATCCATGCAAAACAACAATGGTTATAATTTACATTTGGGAACCAACAAAAGAGAAAAGTTTTTTAAGCTGTAAAATCCACATAAAGAAAACTCTTAACTGTATAATTTAAATGGCAAAAGAAAACGAGTGATTTAGGAAAACCTGTAAATAATCCCTCTTTCAAAACCTTAGTGAAAGATCAAGGCAGCAGCTCAATTACCTTGGTGGTGGCGGTGAAGAACCCAATGTCTCCAGTTGTTTCTTCTGACCGACAGTTGGCTTTTTGGGTGGCATCCTAGCATTAAATCCTGCTTGTGACGTACCCAACGGACCACGAGAATTCATCTGATGGACACAAAAAAAATTCAAGATAGATGCCAAGATTGTTGAAAATTTGAAAATGACTTTTATTATCAGAAATCTAATATATAAAATAAGTTCTCTTACTGATGTGTTAGCGTCAATATTGCTAGGTGCGGATAAAAGCATTCTAGAGGACTCCTTCTCTAAATCCTCCTTCGAAGTTCCTGAGGCTGCCTTATTCTGTTCAAAACTTTGTTCAACTGATTCCTGCTTCACATGGGACAGTGATGATCCTTGACTAGGTACAGAATTTAGAGGCAACGATGAGCTGTTCTGGAAGTGTGAAGTAGCGCCGCCTTGAACCCTACTAGGATCATTTACAGAAGCTGGCCTCTCAAACTTGGGCATAGTCATCATGTTTGTGGTAGACTGGGGAGGTACTCCAAGACCAGTTGATCCCACGGCCTGGTTAAGTGCCACATTTCTCATATGGGAATCATGAAGGTGTGGTCTCAACGAGGAACCAGAAACATTGGTGCTTGGACCCGGGAATGAGTGAAAACTACCAGAGCTGGTATACATAGGAAACGAACTTGGTGGGCGCTGCATCTGGTTATGCTGAGGATGATTTGTAAATCCCTGCACAGGAACTGAACTGCCTGTTGACGGCGGAAGTTGGTTAAGGTGGACGATTCCACGAGGATCAGACTCAGATTTTTTATTATTGATTTCTGCGATTAAAGAGATTGAATCCGGTAAAAGTCTTGTCCACGAAAAGCATAGAAGTTTTATGATACTCGCGAAAGTGAAAGTAAGAATGCATTAGTGAATAATTAAAATACCAGTAGGAGCTTGAATTCCCATCTTTCCCTGGTTATAACCCACCTGAATCAATGAGCACAGATTACAATAAAGAAGTATTTAACATAATTTCTTATTGATCATAAGAGACCCCTTCCCTTATATAGGCCAATCATAAATCTAACGTAAAAAGGAAATAAACATTAAACCTAAATCAAAAAGAAAAAAAAAAAAGCATGAAAAAGTTAATCCTAATGCAAAAAGGAAAAACAAAAAAAACTATTAGGAGGTCAAGTAACAAACGCATGTCAGTTGAAACCATATAACTAATCATCCAGGCGTCTTATACACTAAGGAAAGATAATATACTGTGAAAATTTTAATCCTTACATTTCAGGTGTCATCAAAATCGAGGGTAATAAGGTTTTGCCAAACTCAATACGTTTTGTGAAGCTTATACAAATTGAAGGATTTTGCAGAAGAGGCCAAGATATGCGAAAAGTTTGTGACATTCACTGAATTCTTTTCATTGATGTAATAACAACTTAGACATTCCAAGCAATAACAGTAAAAATTTACATGATGTGATGATGATTAGATGGACTAACATTAAACCAAATCAACATGAGATGCATCAGCTAAACAATATCTTGAGAAGGATAACAGCCGGAATTTGGCGAAAAAGGCTAAAAATATACTTTATTCTAAACAGATCACCAGTTGTTTCCTACGTCAGACCATTCTTTGTGCATTCAAGCAAATAAAAACAATCATCTATGCTACATGGATACAGCTAAATTCAAGGGACAAAACTAAAAAAAAAAAGATTGCAATGCAGAAGTTTTCAAACGGACAAGGCCAATATGTATTACATTGGCAAACTTATAAGCTGGTATAAGTAACTAACTAGATGACATAAAATAAACAAAATGATGTTACCTGCTGTAGTTTACTAACTGCCATCCTAAGCATCTGATCGCCTACAATCTCCTTAACATGTCGTGTGAAACCCTCTTTGGGGATTTCATTTTTCTGCAAACAAGTATGAGGAGGAAATCAATGAAAATGAAAAAGCTTGGGAACAGAATAATGTTAAGTGATAAGACATACTTTAAGTCTAGAATATAGGGTACGGAGCTGCATTGCTCTGTCTTTATCGAGTTGGGCTATTAAGGAAGGAAGCAAAGCAGCAAATGGTACTTGCTTAGGGTTGCGGTTCATGGGGTTAACAGGCTGTTCCACTCCACGAGGCTGTTGACTAGTCATCTTTTGCAGTTTTGAATACTGAGATTCAGTCTCTTGATTATGCGGTCTTTCTGGTTCATTACCACCAGTAGGATTCTGTAATCCAGTTACCTGTGAAGGATTCTCCCAGCGTTGACCTGCTTGGTGGAGGTCTTGAGGATGGTTGTGTTGCAAATGTTTTAAATCACGTTGGTGTTGATTGTCTACACCACCTGATCCTTGTTGTTCCTCCTTAATCTGGGTGCTGTGTTGCGTATGGAGATTCATATTAGAATCTCCGATACCATTCGTCCATGTGGTGAACTGTTCATTGGGAGAC is a genomic window containing:
- the LOC106306728 gene encoding transcription initiation factor TFIID subunit 4b-like; translated protein: MDPSIFKLLEEDEDESMHSGADVDAFQAALNRDIEGSASLPTNPPGNSQSPNEQFTTWTNGIGDSNMNLHTQHSTQIKEEQQGSGGVDNQHQRDLKHLQHNHPQDLHQAGQRWENPSQVTGLQNPTGGNEPERPHNQETESQYSKLQKMTSQQPRGVEQPVNPMNRNPKQVPFAALLPSLIAQLDKDRAMQLRTLYSRLKKNEIPKEGFTRHVKEIVGDQMLRMAVSKLQQVGYNQGKMGIQAPTEINNKKSESDPRGIVHLNQLPPSTGSSVPVQGFTNHPQHNQMQRPPSSFPMYTSSGSFHSFPGPSTNVSGSSLRPHLHDSHMRNVALNQAVGSTGLGVPPQSTTNMMTMPKFERPASVNDPSRVQGGATSHFQNSSSLPLNSVPSQGSSLSHVKQESVEQSFEQNKAASGTSKEDLEKESSRMLLSAPSNIDANTSMNSRGPLGTSQAGFNARMPPKKPTVGQKKQLETLGSSPPPPSKKQKVVQSSMDQSIEQLNDVTAVSGVNLREEEEQLFSGGKEDSRVSEASRRVVHEEEERLILQKSPLQNKLAKIMAKAGLKQISNDVERCLSLCVEERMRGLLTHIIRMSKQRVDTEKSRHRTFITSDIRLQINEMNQKVKEEWEKKQAEAEKLKKPSDSEDGDSGVDGEKEKEDNRSKGLKGNKEDDDKMRTTAANVAARAAVGGDDTFLKWQLMAEARQKSVSETGKDGNQKTTSGGGRNSKERQDGGRRFSGPGGRRLGKNQGSSLQPKVVRKISVKDVVAVLEREPQMSKSTLMYRLIQ